DNA sequence from the Dethiosulfovibrio faecalis genome:
CAGATGGCCAACCCCAGATAGACGTAACAGCTCTCCTCCGTAGAGGCGGATTTTTCAACGTACTCTCCGTAGGTCCTGCAACCTCGGGCAACGTCGGAAAAGTCCACCACGGTCAGATCGTCGTAATCCTCCCGATAGAGCATGCCGCGGAGCTCCTTCAGCTTTTCCTCCGACCCTTTCAAGACCGGAACAGGGATCTTGACTATGCCCTCGTGGGAAAAGCCGCTCCCATCGGTCACGTCCTCCCCCACAGCCTCGGGAAACCTCATGGCTCATTTGATGTAGCAGTATCGCCCCAGTAACCTCCGGTGTTTACAACATCTCATTGGATTTCAGTGTAGCAAACGACAAGGCACAAGTTCGCCCCCAAACACAAGGGGAAAAAGGCAGATAGGAGAAAGAAAGGCGATTGCTTTGGCTTAGAAGCCTTTTTTCCACTAGCTCAATTGAAACAGACAACGCCCAAAATCCTTTGACAAATATTAGAATAGCTCGGACATAAGATCTTTCTCTTTTGGCAAATGATTTCTCCTTACAATAGCATGCATTCCTTCTACAAGAAGGTGCCAAGCTCTTAGCAATTGTTCAAAAGTAACATCAACGGTCCTGCCATGAGCCACATTAGACCTAATTGTATAGCTAACCCTTGAAGCATCAT
Encoded proteins:
- a CDS encoding DUF2000 domain-containing protein, encoding MRFPEAVGEDVTDGSGFSHEGIVKIPVPVLKGSEEKLKELRGMLYREDYDDLTVVDFSDVARGCRTYGEYVEKSASTEESCYVYLGLAICGDAKKVNSLTGAMPLLR